In Cygnus atratus isolate AKBS03 ecotype Queensland, Australia chromosome 14, CAtr_DNAZoo_HiC_assembly, whole genome shotgun sequence, the DNA window AGCCATTGTCCAGAAAGAAGATTGTTTTATCTTCTAAAACAGACTCATgcaaataactaaaaatatatctgGCGTTTATTGCTGTGTCTTTGAACTCTTGTCAGTTACTGGatagtatatataatatatatatatatctgagGTTGGACTAGATACAAGCTTGTATATTCAGAAGCACACAGTAGTTGTATAGAAGAATTTGCTTCATAAAAGGCCCTTGGATGCATTGTCTTAAAAGTGCCCTCAGTGAAAGAGACAATGCTgcatcctttaaaaattaagagtcacttcctctcctcccagtAATACAGTTGCCTTGAGCATTTTAGCCTGTTCAGACAAAGCTTTACTGCTGggtcagtgtgtgtgtgtgtgtgtgtatatatatataggcttGTATAAACTATGGATTTTCTTTAGCCATTTTCCTAGACTTCATGGGAAGTACCTTTTAAGGCTTATAAcccatccttttccttttgttctacGCTCTCTTTAGAGCTTTATTACTAATACAGATTCCAAACATAAAGCTGTCTAGCCAGTTTCATATGTGCATTGAATCTCAAGATAACATTATCCAAAACAAATAGACTTGCAGTGTTCAAAGGTGAGATTATTATATTCAGTTAAGTCTTAAATTGAAACAATATACCAGCTTAGAAGTATATAAAGTAAATACAACTTGGCCTCACTTTTAATGTTGCTTATCCCTTTGTATGGAAGAAACTCACTAACTAACTATTAATTCATTATTAACAGTACCTGATGTGTATgttaataacttttaaaaatcatttttgcagTGTAGAGATATGcttaaaaatgcatacatatatatggtTGTCACAACTTAATGAATTACTTACCATGTTGATAACACTTGAATAGCTACTGGTTTCCCTCTGAAGTAGAGGGAAGGTGCAAAATGAAGAAGTTAAGCTAATTCTGGTCTTGTCTCTAGAAGCTTGTGGTTGTGATGCAGGTTTTAGTCTGGCTACTTCACTTCTTGATATCCAAGCTGCAGATCAATTTCTAATGATTCAGGAGGTATTATGGTGGGCAGTGGCTGAAGTTGTATCTCAAAATAATGGcactgttttgcatttcttttaaaggatCAGTTCCATGACAAAACTCCATATACAATCATGTTTGGCCCTGACAAATGTGGAGAGGACTATAAATTGCACTTCATCTTCCGACACAAAAACCCGAAGACTGGCAAATATGAGGAGAAGCATGCGAAGCGTCCAGATGCAGACTTAAAGACCTACTTTACTGATAAGAAGACACACCTTTATACTCTGGGTACAGCGACCATAAGCTAAGCATGTTAATAACTActactgtgttttctgaatCAAACTCAAACCAGATGAACAAACAAATCTTTGTATCAGCATACAGCTTGAAAGCTCTGAATGCAAAAACTAGTCTTATTGTATAAAGGCTTGCTTCTTCCTTGCAAGGAGCTCTGATTCATGTAGGAAGTCATGAGACCTTGAACTTaaagaagaactgaaatttCAGAACAGTTACGAGTAATGTGATACGCTAAGTGTATCCAAAATTATTAGCAACGTTTATATAATGCTTGAATGCTGCCCTCTAGTAATTTGGGATATTAATAAACTTTAGATGTAGAGGAGAGATTAAATTACTACCACTTCCAACAGACTTCCAACAGACTTGCATTCTTTGGGATCAGTGGCTTTAGTACTTAACTTTTAAAGTCAGTTTTCTGGAGCATATAATTTTAGTTGATTAGTTCTGTACTTAGATTTGGATAGCACAGTTCCAGGTGCAGAGGAGGGGTCAAGGGGatagtgtttttcttcccacatcTTCCACAGTATCAAACAAAATCAGTGGTTCCTGAAGTACAGTGTTTGGCATTAGCTGTGCCTAAAAGTATTTTGTGGGAGTACTCGAGCATCTCTGTGTCTGTTCCATTACAAAGGTAGCAATGTATAAAGAATTAAAACCCTGTGAGTCAGCAGTGGGATTATGAATGGGGGTCTTCCTTTTGAGTAGGATGTGAATAAATGCTATTCCTACTGCTAAAGCACTATTCAATAAATCTTAGTTTCACAAGGTGAGATGTGTTACATCAGCAGTAAATACGCTTAGACATCATGGGAAAGGTTCTTAATGAGTCTTAGAAACAATTGTTAGGTAGATGGTAGCTTGGATTGCTGAAGTTTGAATTGTACATGGCACGGCGGGGATCAGTGATACTTTGTGAAGCATGCTTTCTATTGTATGTGCGATGGCtgcattgacttttttttccttccagtcttGAATCCTGATAATAGTTTTGAAATACTGGTTGATCAAACAGTTGTCAACAGTGGGAACTTGCTAAATGATATGTCTCCTCCTGTGAATCCACCCCGAGAGATTGAGGACCCGAATGACCAGAAGCCTGAGGACTGGGATGAGAGACCCAAAATCCCAGATCCAGATGCTGTTAAGCCAGATGACTGGTAAGATGTTAGAGGCGTACTTGAATCTGTGTTTTTTGAACCGTAGGCTTGATTTTGAGCTTGTATGTATGCTTGCAGTGGCTGCTAGGGCAAGGGATTTACAGCAATGTGCCCTTTCTAGATTGGCTTTAAAAATTAGTGTTATCTTAGTTGAAGCCATGACTGTGCTGTGAGGCACTGTGTATAGGTAACAAGCTGCAAGGcgactttatttttaaaacgtGGTGTTGCTGCCTGGTAATCTAGATCAGTGGGCGTGTTCAGACACTGCAGAGTCATGTCTTGGGGTTGAGAACTTGTTGCATGTTGTGTGTTAATATACTGACTTCCTTTTCCAAGGGATGAAGATGCTCCTGCAAAAATACCTgatgaaaatgctgtgaaacCAGAGGGCTGGCTGGATGATGAGCCAGAATATGTAGCAGATCCTGATGCTGAGAAGCCTGAAGATTGGTAAGTTTACTGCCTGTTGCAAATGACAGCAATAATTACGTGGTTTTGGTACTGGTTTTAACAAGTATAAGGATAGCTAGTTCGTTGTTGCTCACTATCAAAGTTGCTGGCAATTCAAGCTATCCTGCTTCAAAACCAGAAGGCAGAGTTGGTCTTAATAGGAATCCTGTGTTCTTGCGTTCATCTGCGTACTTGTCAACTGTTCTTTCCTATGACTGTAACCTGAATAGGTCAGGGATGTTCATCTTTCAGTTGTGTACTGCAGTGGGAGGGTGTTGTGCTCAGAGACTGGCTTTTTGTGAGCTTCTGTGCTTTCAAGCTGCTTCCTGAAATACCTGTCCCTTCTGCAGTGTCTTTTTCAGACCTATGCTATTATCAGTTTCGGTGTTTCCATTTTACAGTAGGAATCTTAGTTTTCTTGGGAATCAGACACGCTATAAGCTTTCTTCTGGGTAAAGACAAGGGGCAGACTTCAAAACTGAGTTGCTGTTACAGGGACGAGGATATGGATGGTGAATGGGAGGCACCTCAGATTGCAAATCCTAAGTGTGAgtcagctcctggctgtggTACCTGGCAGCGACCAATGATTGACAATCCAAACTACAAGGGCAAATGGAAGCCTCCTATGATCGATAACGTGAACTATCAGGTtggtttcttcatttttgtaaacTTCTGGCCAGTGCAGCATTTCCCTTCCAAAAATCAGAATGATTTACATTCAGCAGAtgtaattaagaataaaaacactGTCATGGACTTCCTGTGTTTCAAGTGGACagtttcaaagtgtttttttacctgactttgctctttcgtagcacaaataaaaaaagattccCAGAACCTGAAGAGTCGCATTTATAAACACTGTAATTGAGTGgagttaccttaaaggaggttgaAGCGAGGTGGAGATTGGgttcttctcccaagcaccaaatgataaaatgaggggaaatggcctcaagttgtgccgggGAAGTTTAAGTTGGCTGTTAGGAGAAattactgaaagggttgtgcagcattggaataggctgcccagagaagtggttgagtcaccatccctggaggtcttcaagaaaagTGTAGCTGTAGagcttagtagcatggttttGTGGTGGACTGCTCAGTATcaggttaaaggttggactagatgatcttagttttttttcccaacctgaatgattctgagATTCTTTGCATTGGTCTCTTTGGCTGAAAtgggctgaaaaataaaattcagtctCTTTGCTAGCAGGTAAGGCTTGAATGTCTTGTCTTTCCTAGGGGATTTGGAAGCCCAGGAAGATCCCAAATCCAGATTTCTTTGAAGACCTGGAGCCTTTCAAGATGACTCCCTTCAGTGCTGTGGGACTTGAGCTATGGTCAATGACTTCTGACATCTTTTTTGACAACTTTATCATCTGTACTGAAAGAGCTGTGGCTGATGACTGGGCTAATGATGGATGGGGACTAAAAAAGGCAGCTGATGGTGCTGCAGAGGTGAGAAACAAAGGCTTAATTGTGTGCTTCCTACTGGAACAGTaggagcactgctgctgttcttgtgcAGTGTTTATCAATATATACTTAACGTGTACCAAGGCTGTGGATTGATAATCTTCATTAGAACCTCAATTTGTAATTACAGCCTGTAATAGTTGCTATAAATGGCAATGAGTATTCACTGCTCTTTTGAGGTTCTTGCTCTGACATTTGTGCTGCTAATTGTAGACTGGTTATTAATTTATAAACCGTGGAAGAAGTACTTGTGCAGGCTAGCTTTAATTCTTTCAGGTATGAAATATGTTCAGTGTTGCAGAAAGTCTACTTTCTGCGAGTagactgaaactgaaaaatctgtAGTTCAAACTTAACTGTTGCAATTTGAGTTTTAATGGTTCACTTTATCTTCTAGCCTGGTGTTGTGGGCCAGATGATGGCAGCCGCTGAAGAGCGTCCCTGGCTTTGGGTAGTGTACATCCTCACTGTGGCTTTGCCAGTGTTCCTTGTTGTCCTCTTCTGCTGTTCTGGGAAGGTATGCATTTCCTCTGGTAAATACACTGAATCTTTTTAAACGTTCTACGTAATGTGCGTTAGCTTCACAAATAACTGGTTGGTTCTGGCaattttttttagaagcagCCAAGTGCTGCAGAATACAAAAAGACTGATGCTCCTCAGCCTGATGTGATGAGcgaggagaaagaagaagaaaaggacaaaggagacaaagaagaagaggaggaggaggaaacaaatGAGGAGAAGCTAGGTAGGCAAACTTAGATAATCTTGAGATGTGAAATTCTATCTGAAAGAATAAGAGGATTGGCAGACGTATCAAGTCATTGGTGAACTGAAGGCGGCAAGTCTTAATGACAAGAAAATGAATGcgtttttttaatttcccttagaagagaagcaaaaaagtGATGCTGATATAGGAAGTGCTAGtcaagaggaagaggaggaggaagatgaggaagaagacAGGAAACCTGCATCAGAGGTATGAGAGCACTTAATTATTGAGGGAAgcattgtggatttttttcttggtatagAACAAGCCTTACTAATGTGTTAAAAGCTAACCTGGCTCACGTGATACCCCTTTCCACTGTCAGAACACCAGAGAACTTAATCACTGTGCGGAATAGGAATTGCTGTGGCCAACCTCAGCAAAGCAGGAAACCTTGCTAAAGGCACTTGCCATAGACCCTGCATTGTGAGAGGAGTAGGATTGTGTGGAATGCATCTTCTTGAAGCAAAAGGCTTATTCAGCTTTCTGTGCAGTCAGGATGTGACCTTTTAAGTGCTCCACATTGATATAATGgctaacctaaaaaaaaataaatgggtgGAGTGTTGCTTGAAGTTAAATAGATTCTCGCAGCAGCAGAATCTGTTAAGTATTCTCAGCAAATATCTATATGTGCACcgtgaaaataataatttgtctACCACGTATGTAAAGGAAGGGGTAGTAACAGCAGTAGGTCCTTCCAGAAATGAAACTAACGTGGAGCTGAAAGTTTTTTGTAGGCTTGCTCAAAAAGGCTTTCAGGAGTAAATTTTGGTTAGGCTTCCTTCATGTTTCTACAACTTTCTTGCAGGAGGAAGAAACTGTGAATAGATCACCCAGAAACAGAAAGCCAAggaaagattgaaaaaaaatcataaaaacttgatctgattttttttttcaaaacctggTTCTGGGAGAGGACCTTGGACACGTTACATTGAAACTTGGACAAACCTCAAGATTTCACCATCCACAGGTTCCAGTCACACTATCCAATGTAATGGAGTGTCTagcagtaaaatatttgcaatcaTCTGTTTTAAGGAACATCATTCCTGTAGAAAGAATGCAGTTAATATAATGGGCTGTGGATTTTGGAATGTAACATAACtaacctttttcatttttggttttaaatattcttttctgtttttaagtagATTGGTAGAACTTTACCAGTCTCAAACCTTggtttaatttaatatattaattagtGAGGAATAACAATGAATCTTGAAAGTGCTAGatgataaaaatgcagttttataaCTAGTTTTTTTTACAAACATGTAAATTCGTAAATGCACCGATGTCTTTATATATATCccttaaaatttaataattgtttaaagaaaagctgtcaaCATATTTGACAATACCTCTTcccacaaaggaaaaaaaaacggGAAGGGGGGATGTGTGGGGAAACAGTAGCTAAACTCTCCAACTCTGTTCTTCTGGGGGTCatggggggaggagaggaaggggtggaaggaaggaattaGTTGGCTTCTGGAATATGCGCTCTGTGCATGGCTAAAGCCCAGTTAAGTGTTGATAAATGATCTAGGATTCGGAGTGGATTGTCCTAATGTGGCATTTAATCCTGCAGACCTTGCAGATAATAGCTCTTGTTAGTTCTTGAACTCTTTTCGTAAAGCTAATGGGTCGTTGGGGTGGGCTGGGGTTAGACtactttcccctttcccctctgtTCACCCACTgatgctttcctttctctcttgactgtacagctttttttcctgagtgcaGCTTTGCCTCAATTGCTGGAAGTGCTTCATGTTCAGCTCATTGTCaaaactctttatttttatagctaGGCCTACTCCAGGGTCCAGACACTGGATAGGACAGTGTCCCATATCCTCTCACTGTTATCACCGTATGTCAATTCCTGTAGGAATGGGGGAGGTGGTCAGGTAGACAAGATGAACTGAatatttcttaaggaaaaacaaaacaaaaaaaaaaacacgaatTAACCAACATGTCAGTATTTGTAGGTGGGGAAGGAGCATGTGGAATATCTTAAGTGGTATGTGAAACTGTTTAAGTCTTTTATCTGCTCTTCATGTAACAAATGCATCCTAAATTATATTGTGAATGTTAGGGAGTTCCAATTCCAGCtgaataaatttttttaaagtgttgagTCTACCATATTATACTGTTTCAAACACTTGTGGAATGCCGGTGATCACTACAAGAGCATACCTCTGAGGGTGAAATCTATGTAACTTCATTACACTGTACCAAATATGTTGGAGTTCGGATGTCTATATAgataagcttttctttttgtttagaGTGAAATTAAATGTCCTGAAATTACTCTTCTTGCACTGAATTTAAACACTCCAGTGTTGGTTGGTCATAGGTATAGTACGTGGAGTAATTCCCAGTAGCTGGGGAGGGTCGGGTGTTCCAATTACCTTGCAAACAATCTAACCAATTACTaaaagcctcattttttttggagaaacaTCTTTTGCTGCCTGTCCTTATGTTGTATCCCTTGGTTGTTGTGTTTGAAATATTAGTGACCACAAATGCATAGCAGGATTTCTTGATCTTTCTGCAGCGTGCAAATAAACTATTGTAAGCAAGATACTGGAAGTAACTTCAGACTTCTGTTGGGAGCTATTGCATGTTTAGAATGCCTTTGCCTGTTGAACACCTGGTaactgctgctccttctgccaAAATAGCTTATACTCTGACATGGAAGATGTCATAGCTTAAGCATTGCTATTAGCTTGTTCTCAGGACTGTATTTTTATCAAGGAGCAGCTGCTATTTATGACTCAGTCCTTTGAGATGAAGTATATGTAAATGGTCTCAATTCAGCTAACATCTTGGGCACAACATAAATCTGTTAATCCAATGTTTTCTATCTTAATATGCAAATTGCCTTAAATTTCTGAACAATTCATGTGCATACATGCTCTTTCCAAGCATCAAAGAGGAACTTAAGATCGGCTATCAGCTTCTAAATAGTATTATGTTAAGGTGAAATGTAAATCTACATTTGCTTCTGCTAAATCTCCTTAAGAGGTCTCCTGTCTGCATGTTATGGCTTTTTTTTGATACCATAGTGTATGCTTAAATAATCACTACAATA includes these proteins:
- the CANX gene encoding calnexin, translated to MELKWLLYVALLALGTLAVQAHDMDDDNDGDDVVDIEDDLDDGIEEVEESKPETSSPPPTPKVTYRAPVPTGEVYFVESFDKGTLDGWILSKAKKDDTDDEISKYDGKWEVQDMKDTKLPGDKGLVLVTRAKHHAISSKLSKPFVFDTKPLIIQYEVNFQNGIECGGAYVKLLSKTPELNLDQFHDKTPYTIMFGPDKCGEDYKLHFIFRHKNPKTGKYEEKHAKRPDADLKTYFTDKKTHLYTLVLNPDNSFEILVDQTVVNSGNLLNDMSPPVNPPREIEDPNDQKPEDWDERPKIPDPDAVKPDDWDEDAPAKIPDENAVKPEGWLDDEPEYVADPDAEKPEDWDEDMDGEWEAPQIANPKCESAPGCGTWQRPMIDNPNYKGKWKPPMIDNVNYQGIWKPRKIPNPDFFEDLEPFKMTPFSAVGLELWSMTSDIFFDNFIICTERAVADDWANDGWGLKKAADGAAEPGVVGQMMAAAEERPWLWVVYILTVALPVFLVVLFCCSGKKQPSAAEYKKTDAPQPDVMSEEKEEEKDKGDKEEEEEEETNEEKLEEKQKSDADIGSASQEEEEEEDEEEDRKPASEEEETVNRSPRNRKPRKD